The nucleotide sequence CCACCTCGTCCTTGAACTCGCCGTAGTAGCTCAGTCCGGTCTGGATGAGGCCCTCACCGAGCTCGAGCAGCTCGGCCAGCTCGCGGACGGCGGCCGGGCCACGGGTCGGCAGTTGCTTGAGCGCCGCCACGATCTCCCACACGTCTGGGCCGGCGGCGAGACCCGCCCGGCGGCCCATGGGACCCTCACGGAAGACGATCCCCGGGTGGTCGTCCATGCGCATTCCCTCGTCGATGTAGCGCTCGGCCAACTCCCTCTGCGACCGCCGAACTCGCCGCGCGCGCGCCTGCAATCGCTCCACCACGGGCGCGGCGAAGCGAGCCGCGAACTGAACCGTCGAGCGTCCTCGGCTGGCCATGCTGACATTATATGACAGTGGCTGACAATTGGTAGACCGTCGAGGGAGCGGCCTTGCTGGAAGCCGGCCGCCGCGGGGCCACGCGGCGTGGCAGGCGTCGCGGGTCAGCGGACTGTCAGCGTGGCGCGGTCGGTGGTGCGCTGGCCGCCGAGGGCGGCACTACCGGTAACGGCGGGTGGGTGCCTCGTCCGGATGGGAGACACGTTCGCGCTGGACGGCCTCTCCGCTGCCGCGATTCGCGATCACCGGGTAGAGCAGGGCGATCACCAGGCCGAGGATGCCGATGACCATCAGGATCGTGCCGACCGTGGCCAGCTCGATGCCGGAGACGCTGGCCGTGACGGCGTACTTGAGAATCGCCCCGGCGGCGATCAGGAAGAGTGAAGTTCCTATGCCCACGGGAATGCGGTACCCATGTGCGGCGGGGCGAAACCCACCGCAACCCGGACCCGGCCCGCCGGTTTGGGACCTCTACATGCGCACGACACTGCTCATCATCACCCTGCTCGCCCTTGCCGCGGCCCCTGCCGCGCAGGCGTCGAGCACGATGCCCACGATCTTCCAGGATGACGGCCGCGTCCTCTATTCGGGCGACGGCGCGCGCGACGCGGCGCTCGACGAGATCGCCGCGGGCGGCGCGGAGGTGCTCAAGCTGCACGTGATCTGGGCCGACGTGGCCCCGGGCGGCGCCACCCGCCCCGACGGCTTCCGGGGGCACCTCCCGTCGAGCTACTCCGAGGCCGCCTTCGCGCGCTATGACGCGGCCATCCGCGGCGCCCGCGCGCGCGGCCTCGACGTGCTCCTCGCCCCCACCACTCCGGCGCCGGGATGGGCCACCCGCAAGCGCGGCGACGACCGCGGCGTGTACCGTCCCAGCGCGCGCGAGTACGGCCGCTTCGTGCGCGCGCTGGCCACGCGCTACGACGGCGGGCACGGGCAGCCGGAGGTGGACATGTGGACCATCGGCAACGAGCCCAACCACCCGGACTTCCTGCAGCCGCTCGGATCGCGGCGCGGCTACCACATCGGCCCGCACATCTATCGCGAGATGGTGCGCCACGCCGTGGCCGGCCTGCGGCTCGCGGGCCACCGTGGCGACACCGTGCTCTTCGGGGAGACGCTGCCGATCGGCAAGCGCCGGCCGGGCGTCCGCAACACCATCAGCCCCGTCACGTTCATCCGCGAGTTCTTCTGCCTCGACCGGCGCTGGCGGCCCTATCGCGGGCGTGCGGCGCGCCGCCGCGACTG is from Thermoleophilaceae bacterium and encodes:
- a CDS encoding DUF6458 family protein; this translates as MGIGTSLFLIAAGAILKYAVTASVSGIELATVGTILMVIGILGLVIALLYPVIANRGSGEAVQRERVSHPDEAPTRRYR